The region TGTGCGATCACTCCACTCAACCACAGTACCTATTCTGGTGCCATCCGCTTCTCTAATTGGATTGGCAACAATTTTGAAAGTGCGACCGCCAACATTTAATTGACTTGAAAAGGTACTGGTTAAATTACCCAGTAGATTACGTTGATGGCTAGGGTTTTTGTGGAAACCATCAATGTTCGTGCCGATTAGGGTGTTAGAGTTGAAGCTGGGTAAGTCATTAATGATGTCAGATTGTGCATTTCTAAACATGGCCGATGCTGCTTCATTCATATAAATAATGTTGAGATCAGCATCTGCCACCATGGTATTAGCTGATACGTTATCGAGCGCCTGTTTAATGCGTGAATTTTCTGCCGATACTTTTTGCTCTTCAGCCTCTTTGGCAAGCTGAGCGGTCATATCTTGCCACTCTACTACTGTCCCCGTCCGGTTTCCATTATCGAACACTGGTGTGGCAATTAAACCAAAGGTGAGACCTGAAACGACAATTTTGGTTTCATAGGTGTTGGTTAGCTTGTCTAACATGCCTCTTTGGTGAGCTGGGTTTTGATGGAAAATATCAATGTTAGTGCCCATTAATGTGGACATATCGAATTTAGTTAAACTTTCTTGTAATTTTCGCTCATTTTCACCTAGCATGCCTTTGAGTGATTCGTTGAAGTAAATGATATTATAATTGGCATCAGCCATCATTACATTGGCTTTACATACATCCAGAGCTTGTTTAATACGGTTAGTATCTGCAGCTAATTGCTGCTCTTGTGCTTCTTTAGCGAGCAGGACGGTCATGTCTTGCCATTCGACCACTGTCCCTGTCCGCTTCCCATTATCGAATACTGGCGTGGCAATTAAACCAAAGGTGAGGCCTGAAACGACAATTTTTGTCTCATAAGTATTGGTCAGTTTGTTGAGCATGCCTCTTTGATGTGCAGGGTTTTTATGGAAAATATCAATATTGGTACCCATTAGAGTCGACATACTGAATTTAGTTAAACTTTCTTGCAGCTTGCGCTCATTTTCACCCAGCATCTCTTTAAGAGAGTCGTTGAAATAGATAATATTATAGTCAGCATCGGCCATCATCACGTTGGCCTTACATACATCCAGAGCTTGTTTTATGCGGTTGGTATCTGCAGCGACTTGTTGCTCTTGTGCTTCTTTAGCGAGCAGGACGGTCATATCTTGCCATTCAACCACTGTCCCTGTTCGCTTTCCATTATCGAATACTGGTGTGGCTATCAAACCAAAAGTGAGACCTGAGACCACAATTTGTGTTTCATAGGTGCTGGTGAGTTTATCCAGCATGCCTCTTTGATGAGCTGGATTTTTATGGAAAATATCGATATTGGTACCCATTAGGGTCGACATATCAAACTTAGTTAAACTTTCTTGCAGTTTACGCTCATTTTTGCCGAGCATGCCTTTGAGTGATTC is a window of Shewanella sp. VB17 DNA encoding:
- a CDS encoding methyl-accepting chemotaxis protein, whose product is MMETVQTQQVTAAETLSENLRIKQALDVCQANVMMADADYNIIYFNESLKGMLGKNERKLQESLTKFDMSTLMGTNIDIFHKNPAHQRGMLDKLTSTYETQIVVSGLTFGLIATPVFDNGKRTGTVVEWQDMTVLLAKEAQEQQVAADTNRIKQALDVCKANVMMADADYNIIYFNDSLKEMLGENERKLQESLTKFSMSTLMGTNIDIFHKNPAHQRGMLNKLTNTYETKIVVSGLTFGLIATPVFDNGKRTGTVVEWQDMTVLLAKEAQEQQLAADTNRIKQALDVCKANVMMADANYNIIYFNESLKGMLGENERKLQESLTKFDMSTLMGTNIDIFHQNPAHQRGMLDKLTNTYETKIVVSGLTFGLIATPVFDNGNRTGTVVEWQDMTAQLAKEAEEQKVSAENSRIKQALDNVSANTMVADADLNIIYMNEAASAMFRNAQSDIINDLPSFNSNTLIGTNIDGFHKNPSHQRNLLGNLTSTFSSQLNVGGRTFKIVANPIREADGTRIGTVVEWSDRTAEVAIEQEIDTIISSASAGDLSHRITTEGKEGFFLNLSNGLNRLVGIADDVISDVVNMFDGLAKGDLTRQINGEYEGQFKKLQTDANATASRLTEVIGGINESANTVTSGAEEIAQGNSDLSQRTEEQAASLEETASSMEEMTATVTQSAQNATLANGLAQEANTKAEHGGKVVDQAVTAMEAINDSSKRISDIIGVIDEIAFQTNLLALNAAVEAARAGEQGRGFAVVAGEVRNLAQRSAGAAKEIKELIRDSVGKVTDGTQLVNQSGETLQDIVQAVTKVADMISQISIASDQQSAGIQEVNKAISQMDEMTQQNAALVEQVSAAGDAMAEQARNMKSQLSFFQAKEQASSGLSSAPLALVSGDSHGTLNISDEEWNEF